The nucleotide window CTTCAATGTGGCAGCATACGGAAGGACTTGGAACGATGAATCCGATCCCGTGGGCCGACAGAGATTTCAGTAACGAGCAAGAAGATATTGGGAGTGCCACCGCCGGTGACAATGCCCTTGGTGGGCTCACGTATCGTACAGTCCCCGACAATGGCAAGAACATATTGCCGAAATCTTCGACAAGATGGCGGCTTGTATGATCGACCCGAAAACAGACACAGAAGTCAATAAGGTTACACAACTCCAGGTGGTAGGTAGTCAAAAGATGAAGTTCATAGGCGACAAACGTAGGAATGTTGGATCGAACCTCCGAAGACACGTCTggggtgggtgagtgagttgTTGGTGTCAGCAGTGTCGGAACAGAAAGAGGCCGCAGTCTAGATAGATATTCATGAAAAGAGGCCGGACTGGTGATGGAatgggaagaaggggaagggacGGAACTTGCTAGCCATCATTTTGCCGTTGAAAAGGGTCTCTGTGCTTTCAATTCCCCTTCACCCTACATGCCATGTGCTCACTCAGTAAGCTGTATTGGGCATGCCACCCAGCGTGGCGTTACTACACCCCCTGATTGCAGTGTAGACAGGTAGTTAGTCAGTGACAACATAAGTAGGGTAGTAGTGCCATTGTTCTGTGCCATCGAAGGCACTGTAAGTTAATGAAAAGCCGGTTGGACGCAGTCCAGGAGGGCATCAAGTAATGGACTAACTAACGggcaagaggaagaaaaggtaCGGAGGTTTGCAAGCCTCAGCGTTATGTGCACCAAGAGAGACCGTGACTTCAAACTACAAATATGTCACAAGGGATCAAAGGGTATGTATATACAGCAACACTTATGCGTCTCTGAAAGTTTTAACATCAATCATTCCTTATTCTGTGGAACAGCGCAACTGGTAGGATCTATAATTTGAACGTTTTCCAGGTCATCCAACTTGAGCGGGCGATTGGTTTAGTGGTATAATGACCGCTTAGCATGCGGTAGGTCCTGGGTTCGATTCCCAGATCGTCCAGTATTTTTGCCTTCTAACAGGCAATCCATCCATCCGCCCATCCCTAAGAGGATAAGACTGGTAGTGTACGACCTTTCAGTCATTTTATGTCGTCCGACAGGAGGGTGTGAGTTCGATAGGTTATGCACGAGAAGCTGCCATGGTAAAGGAAAATATAGCATAGGTAGGGAAGTGGGTAgtagtaggtaggtatgttCAGTGTTGGgcatatatatatacatacATGTACTGTATTTTTTGGTTAAAAATACCATACTCGCCacccgccccctccccccatctTCTGAGCGACCGcgcctacctaggtagataTTTCCGTCCGCTTTGCCTTGCCAGGCAGTGCGGTAGCGCAGAAGGCACATTCAGGAAAAGATCAAGGTAACCTCGAACAACGACCCGCAAAGCTGTCGGACGAGCTCCTTGGCCCTCTCCCCGGACCCGTCCGTCCATACCAAACTGTCGCCCTCCTACGCGATCGCCACAATCCTTGCTTCATCTCCCGCGGCAACCTGGATCTCGACGATCGGTgacctcgtccagctccttgCGAACACTAGCTTCTCTTCTCCCGCCAGAGAGATCTCCCATCGGTCGTCCATGCCCTTGGGTTGATACCCCTGCTTCATACGGTTCCAGCTACTGGCGGAGAGGGGATGGGCACAGGATGTCGTGATACGTGTCGAGAAGTCGCGTGTTCGTGCATCGccagcggcgtcgtcgggtGTCGTGTTCGACACTGTTTTAGGCTTGCGGTGAAAGACACGTAAAAACCGCATTTGTTCAAGCTGATGAGAACCTGTAGTTTGTTGAGGGGAAGTTGAACGACAAGCTGTCAGTCAAACTGCGTCATCTCTCAGTATCAGACAAGCCAGGTGGCTTGAGCACCACCAATTGTCATTCCACATCAGGCATGCAATAATCTTTTCGGGTCCTACTGCAATGCCATCCATGACTCGctgctgcttgctgctgctgtagTATAGTATCATGCGGAATAAATGGCTGCCAAGAGAACACACAAAGAGAAAGGAGTGAGTTCGTTCAATACAGTTCAATGATTGACCGTGTGACTAGCTCGGCCTGTCTGCCTTACGAATGTGAAAGCCAGCCTCTGCCTGAACCTCAACTCCGTAGCCATGTATGTACAATCACAAGGAGATACCAGCAATTTCCCCGAGACGCCGAACACCGAAGTAAAAAGAGCCAATGTTAACCACCTTATTTGTCATGTGCTTCGATAAGTTCGCCTGCTGTCAATAACGCGAGCTATGCTACTACTTCACACCTCTTTTGTAGCCTCGCTGGAGCCTTCGATGACCGAAGGCGTAGTGCGAGCAGTCGTGGGGTCCTCATCCCCAGCAGCTGCGGCTCGAAGGTGGGACGGGTTAGCTGGCTCGCTGGGGTTGCCATGGGCTGTTGAACCGGGGAGTAGGTCTGTCAGTTGCTTCTCTACTCGTGTGTCAGCCAAGTTCTGTAACATCCTCTAAGGCACCTCACCCAGGTCGCGAATCCGGTGGCGCAGCATCTGGTTCTCCCTGACAAGCATCTGAGTCTCTGCCTGGTAGAAGGCACTCTCATCCCGACCTCCGAGCACCCAATGATCGCCGCTATCGCCGCTTATAGACGTCGACCGTAATCTCGGAGAGGCACCGCGACTAGGAGTTCTGGACCGGCGCTGGAGATCTGCTCTCGCCATGTCAAAAGAGCTCCGGGGATGAGACATGACTGGCGATCGTGAGAAAGAGCCCGAAGACGGCAATGGCGTGAATCCCGACGGTGGCAAAGCGCTACTCGGCTGCGAAATTGGCGTTCCTTGGTTGGACCTCTCAGAGGCAATGGCCGAatcgtcgacggcggaggagccCTGACCTTGGGCAGCTTGcagctgctggagctgcaGTTGTTGCTGACGAATCATTTGCAGCAGACGGTTCTTTTTCCTGTTAGTATCTCGACACCTAAAAGACGCGATAACCACATACGACTTGAGCCTCCTGCTCGGCTTCTAGCTCCTGGTGGAGCTCTCCCAGACTAGGAGCTCGATTGTGGTGAGGGTCACCACCAGGGaccatcatcggcgaggTTGCCATGGGCTGCGGGCTGGCAGTTGTGGCGCCGCTTGGTTGCGTGTGTTGGTTATCTGCTACCATCTCTCCCGGACCAGGGAGAGAAGGATCGTTGAGTTGTAGGTTCATCAGAACCGTGGATCGTCTTGGGCCGGCGTTGGGGGATTGTCGACTTCGCGAGAGGGAACCACTCGAAGAGCCTAGGACGATTAGCACCAGACCACAGCTCGGTAGTTATCACACATACGCCTGGACGGTTCGTGCTGGAGACCAGCATTCATGGTGGCTGCGGCTTGCAGCGAGGTCGACAGGCGGCGCGGCGAACCGTTGGGCGACTCGCCCCTGTGGACGGAACCGCCGGTAGCGGGAGGGAAAGGGGTTTCGCTGTTGGACAACGACATTCTGGATCGGACGGGCAGAGATGGAGGTGATGAGGGGAGAGAGTTCAGGTCCGGGGCCATGTCATTGATGGTTTTGTCAAGCTGAGACGGCTGTGCTGATAATTCGGGTGGTTGACCGTGGGTATCCAGCGACTgtggcggcagcgacagcaACAGCGATTGTGGGCCGGGCAGGTAGTCGAACGCTGAGAAACAAGAGATCGCTGTCAAGATGGACGCGACTCTGCACTGACAGGCGGGAGGTGGGGTGAAAGTGCGTCAGAAGTGGCGCGCTAGGTACCCAGTGTGAGGTAATCCTAGAGGAGTGTGAATGGGGGCGGTAGAATCGATGGAATCTGGAGGAGAGGAGTGAGAGGTTAAGGAGTTTAGAGGAGAGATGGACGCGAGCTAAGGATGTAGAATGTCATAAGAGATCAGAGAGTTTGGCACACATAACGGTGGCATGCTTGATAGACGTCGGCTGACCGCAGTGACTGGTGACAGTTGAGTTTCTGATAAGTCACGGGCTACATCGATCGATCCATGGCAAGGACTggaggcaggcaggtaggcaggcagacaATCCGAAACCCACTGTTGCTAGGAAGCtggtacctacctaggtaggtggGTAGCTTCCAGTACAATCATCAGaatctacctacctagctaggtaggtaaggtaaggtaggtacctacccgGGTTCGCGGATGACGTCTCATGTCCCGCATTTCACCAATCAGGCAGCCTAACGTCTGCGGAGGGAAGCTGATATCCCGAAAAACAGGTGCTTAGTCACAATGTCCTTTGATGATTCGTTTGGCCTGGCACCGACCACCGGCCTCGTTGACCGACGGAGCCGTCGTCTGCGATCTGGTCAATAGATAGACAGTGTTTTGCGGCCGGATCCAGGTTCAATGGTTTTGCCGAGAACCGAACATTGCACCTCGTCGCTCGCTCTGACCAGCCGAACGGACAACCGTTGCGAGCATGAGTCACCCAGAACAGGGTTCCAATCCTCGCGAGTGGCTTACAGTCCGGTGGGGTCAAAGTCACTGGTTGTTATCACGAGGAATTCATCTATCCTCGGCTCCCAACACAAGCTGTCGAGACTCACGGGCCTGACGGCGAATATTCGGGTCGTCTTGGTCGGTATGGTGTTGATCTGACAAGCCACGACTTCCGTTCGAGGTGGTTTCCACCTAAAGGCTTCCAAAAACAGACACGCAAATCGGACGGCGCGCTGTCAAACGAAGCCTCGCGAGGGGATTAACAATGTTTATTTTCTGATGTTTATTCTTGTCGagtccatcgccgccgaacTTAGGTCTCAGGTGACCTTGCGCAAGCCACCGTTTGGTGATGTTCAACGGGGCCCGAGCCTTCTATTCTGGAGATCCTCTCCGCTGGATCTCCCGCCATGAGCGCGGTGCTGGGCGACCGGTAGAAGAACAAGTGCCGATCAAGGCGCCGCCAGTAACCCTTTCCAGCGCGGCCCTTACTGTGTCTGGATGAGCTGGCAGCCCAACTCCCGCACagggcggtggtggcgtTGCCGTCCCAAGGCCAACCTTCCGCTATGGACATGCTACGACAGTACACCGAAAGCATTGCCGAAGTTGATCGGGCTTGGCCCATGGTACGTGTGTAGCCAGAgctggcgatgacggcggaAGCGGGCACAAAGACAATGACCCAGGGTCGATATGCACTTGGACCACGCGGCCAGGGACTGTGCGCTTGCTCGCGAGTATCGGAAAGCAAAGCTGGTGCTACCGCGGAAGAGACCGTTGGGCCGTTCGGTGGACCGTATCGCGCTTGATCGTCGCGGCCATCAGATCTGCCGGCCTCTGTTGTTGCGTCGGGGCTGATCGCCTGAGAGACATTCATTTACTCCCGTCCCCTTGCGAACTGTCGTCAGGCTATGATGCTGCTGTGACCAGTCTGCTTTacgtcgctgtcgtcgtcaaAATATCCAGAATCAACGTATAACAAACCGCATAGCTGACGCAGGCTCATTGGTTCATGATTCATAGCTGACATGAGATGAAGACTGGCCCAGAGGTCCAGAACTCAAGTCGACACCCAGCGATTGCCTTGCAGTCCCACGCACGCACCCAAAGTTTGCAATAGACAGAGACTGGGTTACGGTGGTAATGCGGGAGAAGAAACGTCCGATACATATTGAAACAGGACTAGGGTAGAGATGCACAGCCAGTCGCTGCTGTGACAAATTCGCTGGTCTGAAGAAGAGACGCAAAAAGCAACGTGGCAATGAGACATCCGCATTCTCGCTTATTGCTAGCAATGCTGAAGCCGCCTAAAGTCAACTCGAACGCCCATCAACCGCCACAATCTGAATCACAAGTCCGAACGCTAGCACTACGGCATAGCCCATTCCGCAGTGAGCGGTTACAGGGCTGCTCACTAGGCAACTCTACGATGTACAGTCCCGACAGCCTTGGAACTGCCGATGGCTCCCTATGAGCAGGGTCTTGCCTGCTTGGTGGACACGAGAGATTCCGGCGTGCTGGATGGTGTTCCGGCGATCAGGGGCCTAGACCGGATCGAGTCCCGAGGGCCGGTGGAGgtggaagagggaaaagacgCTACTGCAGGAACAGCATGGCCTCCATCACGTCAGATCGATCCCCGTCAACTCACTTGTGTGCGCTCCCAAGGGCTGAAGACCATGGCCTGCTCCGGTTTGAGCGCTGAGGATAATGCATAGCAGCGAAACTCCTGCTGCCTGGCTGACCCGAGTGAACATTTCCGAGGCGGAAAATTTGTTTCGACAGTGGCTGACTGCCGAGGGAAAACATCCAGCCCTGCCTAAAGTCGTGGGCGTCGTCAACCATACAGAACCGGCGGCAAGCTTCCCCGGTACGAAAAGAGAGCAGGAAatggaaggggaaaaaaggttCGAGGCCGCATCAAGCAGGAACACCAGAGGGTGCGCTGTGGTACTCTATGACCCCGTTGCTTGGGTTGCTTGGGACAAGCACCCGCTTTTCGCACGAGcgccgcgtcctcgtcccagCAAAGGGTTGGATGGCATCTGCACTGGCCGAGCGCCACGCAAATACCAGTCGAAGCCAGCCTGTGAAAAGATTGAAATGATCAGCGACGGGCGCGAGGTCATGAAGATTGAGGATCTCAACCTTTCGCCATTACTCATGCTGCTACTTCGACATTCCATCGGAAGGACAGGATCGCTTCAACCACCCACGAATGGCGGAGGAAACCCTCCAAGTGGCGGTGGTAGCAGCTGGCCTGTGCAAGTGTCTCGTCGAGTGTCAAGAGGCGACGCCATTCAATACagccgaggagaaggaaggctAAGGGCGGTATCTGGACGCCGATGTGTTCGACCATGGCCAGTTGACACAGGGGATGGGGGACAAGGCCGACGAACAACCGACGGGAGCCATACAAGCGGCAGATGAAGCTTAGATGGCCTCGTAGCAGGCGGACATGGACCCCGAGTTTCTCGATCCGCTCCGGGGGTCTGCAAAAATTGGCCCACGGGATATTTGAAGTAGAGCATTGAAGTAAAGGACTTAATGCCCGAAGGTACATATTCAACGGGACGCAACCAAGGTGTGCGCCGCGGTAGAGGACTAGGGACTGAGTGTCGTCTGGAGAGGGAAATGCTCTTCGCCCCGCCGGTCGGTGGCTACAAACCCTGTCGAGGGGGAAGGGTGTTCACAAACCGAAACCTCAGTCTTGGGTTGGCAAGGTTGTTAACCTTGAAGGGAGCGGCAAACAAGAAGCGCGGAGTCGAGCAACAGCTAGTCAGTAGCTTGCGAGCTAGGGTTTCAAAACCTCGGAGAAAATGACGATGCTAACAAGTGAAGGCGAAGCGCATAGGGATCCCAAGCCCTCTCGAGCGAAGCCAACCTCTGTGCACACAGAGCTCTCGTGGTTCGTGGTTCTAGATGAAGCGTGGAAAAGTGGGTGGGAGGACGAACATGTGAGTGGCTGGCAGTGGTTGTGACACGGCGGTCGATGGCCCATGGCGTACCTATGCCACCGAGTGATTGGGTTTCGCATTGGTGACGTATTTTTTGTGTGTACGGAGGACGGATACCTTGGCGCTGATCACATTGTACTTTTCCTGCAAAGAAATCATTTTCCtcaaggaagggggggttcGCTTCATACAATTGCTTTTTGGCAAACATTTGAGGTGGTTGCTTTGGGGGTGGGGAATCAGTCGTGTGTTTTCGTCGTACCTATTGCAGTGTACTCTGGAGGAACAGTATCTTTTGCTGTTCCAGTGCGTTTGCTTGTTGGTGGAagggtggggaggggaggatcTATCTATACCCCTTTTGCAATGGAACGTCGTTATTTGCCCCTGCAGAAGCCAGAGCTATCCGCTCCGTCGGATTTTGGATGGTTCTGCGTCGGGGATTCGCCAGAGCAAAACAGGGGAAGAGTGAGGGAGGCAGGCCATTGGCGTGTTTCCTTCCGTTCCAAACATCCCCAGACGAACATGGGGCACCAGCTCCGTCTGTCGTCCTTTCTTCTCGCCTGGCCTCAAGGATGAACCCATGGCCTGCGAGGAGGCACTCCGTCGCAGCGAGGCCAGCTACAAGGGAGACCGATGGACGGGTTTGTTTTCTTGTTTTTGTTTGGTGTGGTTGTTGCACGGATGTTATGATGCTGTGCATCCACCTCGTGGGCAACGAACGACGGTAGTAGGTATGTAGCACGCAATGCACGAAATCCGGATACGCAGCAGCACTTACAGCTCAACTAAGGCAAGGTTGCGGACACAAATGCCTTATCGTTGCGGTACGTATCgtgtctctctgtctctcatGTCCTGTTGCAAATGCTGAAATGACGACCGCCGAAGAGATATGAGCGACGACGGAACGTCGTATCGTCATTTCGCAGCTGCACGTTGGCGAACGGCGAGAATCGATGCAGGCCACATATTTTAGCATATTTTCCCACTAAAAAGACAACTCGCTCGTCCAGCAAGCAGCCCTTGTCAAAGATTGTCAATTGGTCGCCCTTTTTTCGGCTAAGGCTTCATTTGCCGGCTGCCAAAGTTTGGGGTCTGCGGTAGTATCAACCAGCATCAGTCAGGGGGGATACCATACGACCCCGAGATGGATTCGGGTAACCAGGGGATCccaaagaggaagaagccaTTGATGAGCTCGCCAAGTGTGTCATGGGGAACGGGAAGCGAGTGACTCGTTCCTGTGTCGGAGAACAGCTAATGTCGCTGTCGCCACCAGTAAGTAAACAGGGCGATTGGACAGGTCCAAATTGACCCTCTTGAAGAGTTTTTCTTTTCATAGCTTCGTTTTCGTCCCCCCATTCTATCTCTTGCTCTCCATTTCCCTACCTCCCCATCCAATTTGTCGAGTCCATATCCCTGAATCCCCTGTCCAAAAGATACCAAATCTGACGATGagcaggtaggtacctacgtTGTCTGTCTCTCCCTTTGCTACCCACTGCCGCGAGCTGCGGTGTGTAGCAGCAGTATTTCACACGAGCCAGCACGCTCCTACTGCGTGTTCCTTTTTCGGCTCAACCCCTGCTtctgccgccaccgccgccgctgtccAGGCTCGCTCGCTACATGGGACGAGAGCAGTTGGGTGGGTGGCGAGCTGGGCGCTGCTGCAAGGGGGCCACCAAGGAACATTGAAGCCGGACGATACAAGGTTCAGGGAACAGGGCCCTGTGCTTCAGCCCGGACGTCGGCCGCGCTGTCTCTTCGGCGTCTCTGTCTGTTCGCCGTCCCCTATTGTCGTGTTGGAGGAGAGTTAGTCAGAGGCAGacgggggaaaggggaggagggtgaggAGCGCCAAAGCGAACCAGCGGAAAACCCATACAAACTAAGATGATCCATTATTATCCTGGCCTGGACGTCGCCTTGGACAGGTACAACATCATCTACCTAACAGCCAACCTGCCAACCACATCCCGGACAGGTACCTAGAAAGTACTGCCAATGCCCAATGTATGTCCAGTAAATGTGCCTGCTGGGAGGGAGGCACCTTACCTCGCAGAGCGGGTGCGCTTGcgcctgtgcctgtgcctgtgtCTGTGCTAGCAGCTAAAGTAAGCCCACCGACCTGGCCTAGTGGCCCGGCCGAGCTCCTCACATGCACTCTATCACTCTCGCAGCATCCAGCTCTGCTCAATGTCCCCGTTGTTATTattgttgttattgttatTATTACTGCCCGAATGCCCTCCCAGTCCCCCATTCCCGTTTTCCGCGAGCGTTGTCTCATTTCATCCTCTTCTCATCCCCCTCCATCTGCGTTCCTCTTCAGGGTGCAGTTGGTCCGTCAGGCAGgccctcttttctctctgTCACTCCCTACCTCTCTCATCCAACCACTTCATACCTTTCACCTCAGTTCTGTGAATTGCTTCTTTCCCAACAATACCTCCAAGCCCGAGCCCAGCCTCTTACACGCACCACTAacaacaccgccgcccatCCATCTCTCAGTCGCATTGGACACGCCGTCGAGCTTCACACAAAACAGCAACAAGAGATTCCAATCCCGCAAACACTTACAAGACGCACCCAAGTTCAGCGGACCGCGTTCCCCTCCGGCATCCCTCTCATCAGGCTCGCAATCGTTCTCAAACCCACCCCCTACGTACTACTGCTGGGGTTGAAGAGCTTGGTCCTAGAGACCCACAGTCACACCCTGCCAACATTCAGTTGTTTCTTATGCCTACCAGCTCTACTTACATTGCCAAATCCACCTATTGCTCCCTGTTATGCCTGAGCGCATCGCCGTCCTTGACCGTCTTATACTCACATCACTGCCCACGCACTTCCCCTTCAGAAGCTGTCTGCTCGACTCGCCATCATAAGCATTCGCTTGAAATCGACGTCTGGCTAGATCAACCGACCCAGCCATGGCCGATGCCGAGCCGAGCAGCCCCAGGGCTGCCAACTTTGCGGAAACACTGCAGTACCGCGCGACACAGTCCCGCAGAGCACGACCACCCAATGTGCAAACCGCCGCCGGAGAGTCGACCCGCGTGCCTTTGCGCTCCGACAAGAGGCTCAGCAGGCGAGACTCGCGACTCGGACTGAAGGGCATCTTTGGCAGAGCAAAGGCCGCTCGTGAAGTCGACCCAACTTCGTCCTACTTCGACACCGGGCGACCCAACAGCATTCGCGCCTCGCTGGCCGAGATTAGCAACTGGCCTCAGATGCGATCCGAACTCGCCTTACCCGGCAGCCAATCGCGACCAACGTCCGTCGCAACCAACCCGCCCTTTAACGACTTTTCCCTTCAGAGAAGACCAACTACCTCGGAAAAGTCCAGACCACAAATCGCACCTGCGGCGAGGCCATCTCGGGGCAACCTCGCGACCTGGGATCCCCCGCCATTATTTCAAGCATATCCTCAAGCGATCAAGCATGCACAGCTCCCAGCGGCCACGACGTCCGCCGACGTTATCCTTCGCCTGACCGACCGAAAAGGCAGCGTCAGCCTTCGTGACGACCTGACGCAGCTCGCACTCACCCCGGAGCTGGCTGAGGAGCACCGGACAGCCGAGAGGGCGCGCAAGAAACATCTGCGAACGCTGTCGACCGTGAGGCTTGAGTGGACAACCAAGATTTATGTCCTCTGCACGTCGGGCTACCTGCTGCAATATGCTGGGGATGGCAACTTCGATCGTCTACCAGAAAAGGTGCTCCACCTAAGCAAGGACTCCGCTGCGTTTGTCAGTGACGCGATTCCCGGGAAGCATTGGGTTCTCCAGGTGTCTTCGGTGACGGAGTCTAACGGCCTCTCTACCACCGATTCCCGTTCGCTGCTGGCACGCCTGCCCTTCCGCGCATCCGACAAGAGGCATGCCGACAACTTCCTCATGGTCTTTGACAGCGCCGATGAGATGGAGTCATGGATCAGTATCCTACGCCGGGAAATCGAAGCTCTTGGGGGGAAGAAAAACCTCTCGGAGACCGGCAGGCCAAGAGCAGATGACAAAGTCGCCGAGCTTCGGATTCAGCCGAGCCAGCGCACTCTGGTCGTCCGTGACCCTGACAGGTTTTCGCGATTACTCGCGCCGGACTTCTCCCTACAACTGGAGCAAGCGAGGCTGCATGAGGACGAGCGTCGTTCCGTCACGGATGCCGACATGACCCGTGACCCCTCGATCGACGACATCTCCACCACCAACAGTATCATCTCGCACGACGGCCGCCAACTCGACAGCTTGCGCGACAGCACCAATCGACTCTCGTATATCTCGTCTGGTCAACGTACTTTTCTCACGTCTGCCGGCTCCTCTCCCGCGTGCTCTCCAGTCCGCGACAGCTTCGTCAGCAGCCATCTTGACGACCTGCCCCCTCCGGTCCAAGAGAACCAGAACCTCACGGCCAGACCGAGACCGAACGCCGCAGCGATTCTTGACCGTAGGCAGTCTTTGCAAAACTCGGGCTACCTAGAGCTCCGGGGCTCGCCCATGTCGCGGTCTCAGTCCACGTACACCGAGGCCGATTTTGCGCACGTTGCCGCAAACTTCAGCGTTCCCATCAGCAGGCGTTACAGTGCCGTCAAGAGCCCTTGTTCTAGCCCTGAGCAGGTGAGAGGCCGGGATTCCATCCCCCGGGTTGCCCGCAAAACTCCCCCAACCGCGCTCGGCATGGCGCGGCCCCTGTCGATTGTGGCAGACCAGCCATCCCCGGtgcagggcctcgaggctGTGGAGGGCCAGGCAGCTGTGCTTACACGTGTCCCGGAAACACAAGAGCGACCGACTTCGGCCAGCGATGTGTTGGGTGCGTTCCCTCCCAGACAAGCCAGCCTTGGTCCCAAGGAGCAGGCTGTCACGGTGACCCTTCGGACGAACCCGCGAAAGTACGCTAGCTCGCCATC belongs to Colletotrichum higginsianum IMI 349063 chromosome 5, whole genome shotgun sequence and includes:
- a CDS encoding Peptidase family M20/M25/M40 protein, which gives rise to MADAEPSSPRAANFAETLQYRATQSRRARPPNVQTAAGESTRVPLRSDKRLSRRDSRLGLKGIFGRAKAAREVDPTSSYFDTGRPNSIRASLAEISNWPQMRSELALPGSQSRPTSVATNPPFNDFSLQRRPTTSEKSRPQIAPAARPSRGNLATWDPPPLFQAYPQAIKHAQLPAATTSADVILRLTDRKGSVSLRDDLTQLALTPELAEEHRTAERARKKHLRTLSTVRLEWTTKIYVLCTSGYLLQYAGDGNFDRLPEKVLHLSKDSAAFVSDAIPGKHWVLQVSSVTESNGLSTTDSRSLLARLPFRASDKRHADNFLMVFDSADEMESWISILRREIEALGGKKNLSETGRPRADDKVAELRIQPSQRTLVVRDPDRFSRLLAPDFSLQLEQARLHEDERRSVTDADMTRDPSIDDISTTNSIISHDGRQLDSLRDSTNRLSYISSGQRTFLTSAGSSPACSPVRDSFVSSHLDDLPPPVQENQNLTARPRPNAAAILDRRQSLQNSGYLELRGSPMSRSQSTYTEADFAHVAANFSVPISRRYSAVKSPCSSPEQVRGRDSIPRVARKTPPTALGMARPLSIVADQPSPVQGLEAVEGQAAVLTRVPETQERPTSASDVLGAFPPRQASLGPKEQAVTVTLRTNPRKYASSPSLNKLEEAPLSPELRTFILPSKTPSPASSCEAARDSPLPLSSTGPRPPAQMATKRYSMHSTLSLSPRSDDMITPLPTSPMVATTSPRAPPRAAPTTPPAPSSKQMLRVDHSRASLNRRSMPQLAEGPPPAPPPNCALPPIPQKLRPRA